In Luteimonas viscosa, the following proteins share a genomic window:
- a CDS encoding MFS transporter, with translation MTIDHRRAQQRGTRVAFFIPGFVVATWAPLVPFAKLRAGLDDATLGLVLLCLGLGSLVAMPLAGALAARQGCRRVMLASTALMLAALPLLAWVSDPWLLGAVLLLFGAAIGAMDCTMNIQAVVVEREAGRPMMSGFHAFYSIGSLAGALAATLLLGAGAGIFATTLAIASCAALLCAGSAGAWRSDRAPRDAKVFAVPRGVVVAIGVVCFVSFLAEGAMLDWSAVLLHEAKGVDIAQAGWGFVAFNLAMTATRLAGDRLVARLGRARIVLSGGLLGGCGLALAVVAPGLHAGLAGYALLGVGCANIVPVMFSLAGEQMRMPEHLAIPAVTTLGYAGVLAGPALIGFAAHGTSLAVALLLVAGLLAAASVLGARLGRGSAPR, from the coding sequence TTGACCATCGATCACCGCCGCGCGCAGCAGCGCGGCACCCGCGTGGCGTTCTTCATCCCCGGGTTCGTCGTCGCCACCTGGGCACCGCTGGTGCCGTTCGCGAAACTGCGCGCGGGCCTCGACGACGCCACGCTCGGCCTGGTGCTGCTGTGCCTGGGCCTGGGGTCGCTGGTGGCGATGCCGCTGGCCGGCGCCCTGGCCGCGCGCCAGGGCTGCCGGCGGGTCATGCTGGCCTCCACCGCGCTGATGCTGGCGGCCTTGCCGCTGCTGGCGTGGGTATCGGACCCATGGCTGCTGGGCGCGGTGTTGCTGCTGTTCGGCGCCGCGATCGGCGCGATGGACTGCACGATGAACATCCAGGCGGTGGTGGTGGAGCGCGAAGCCGGGCGTCCGATGATGTCGGGATTCCACGCCTTCTACAGCATCGGCAGCCTCGCCGGCGCGCTGGCCGCGACCCTCCTGCTCGGTGCGGGCGCGGGCATTTTCGCGACGACGCTCGCGATCGCCTCCTGCGCGGCGCTGCTGTGCGCGGGTTCGGCCGGGGCGTGGCGAAGCGACCGCGCGCCGCGCGATGCGAAGGTGTTCGCCGTGCCGCGCGGCGTGGTGGTCGCCATCGGCGTGGTCTGCTTCGTGAGCTTCCTCGCCGAGGGCGCGATGCTGGACTGGAGCGCGGTGCTCCTGCACGAGGCCAAGGGCGTGGACATCGCGCAGGCCGGCTGGGGCTTCGTCGCGTTCAACCTCGCGATGACGGCCACGCGGCTGGCGGGCGACCGGCTGGTTGCCCGGCTGGGTCGCGCGCGCATCGTGCTCTCGGGCGGGCTGCTCGGTGGATGCGGGCTCGCGCTGGCCGTCGTCGCCCCGGGCCTGCACGCCGGGCTCGCCGGCTATGCCCTGTTGGGGGTGGGCTGCGCCAACATCGTCCCGGTGATGTTCTCGCTGGCCGGCGAACAGATGCGCATGCCGGAGCACCTGGCGATCCCGGCAGTGACGACCCTGGGCTATGCCGGGGTACTCGCGGGACCTGCGCTGATCGGATTCGCCGCCCACGGCACCTCGCTGGCCGTTGCCCTGCTGCTGGTGGCCGGACTGCTGGCGGCCGCGTCGGTGCTGGGCGCCCGGCTGGGGCGGGGCAGTGCACCGCGTTGA
- a CDS encoding MFS transporter — MPVRSLPDPASLDRNWPLVAAGALLGCVGIGALFSLAVLLQPMGAATGWSRTGLSMAMTLAFLVSGFAGFGWGMLSDRVGPRVVVLAGAILLGLALVLASRATTLLQFQLAFGVLLGVAVASFFAPVMAATAAAFERRRNLAVSLVSAGVGVAPLTMSPLVAWLLMRYGWRETLLIVGVLAWALTVPAAWFVRALPAAAQPSAGADEDADGMTMAQALRSRPFIVLGLAFLACCAAHSGPIFHTVSYAVGCGLSVTTAVTIYGMEGAAGLGGRLLFGVLGDRYGARQVLVAGLCVQAVAAVSYLAVSEPDGFYAVAFVFGLAYGGTMPLYASLAREAFPPRILGGVIGAMTLLSGLGMALGPLAGGWLFDRYGSYAWMYIGALLVGLAAAAIVTFFPGARRASPPVTVGVAR; from the coding sequence GCTCGGCTGCGTCGGCATCGGCGCGCTGTTCTCGCTGGCGGTGCTGCTGCAGCCGATGGGCGCTGCGACGGGCTGGTCGCGCACGGGGCTGTCGATGGCGATGACGCTGGCGTTCCTCGTCAGCGGCTTCGCGGGATTCGGCTGGGGCATGCTGAGCGATCGCGTCGGGCCGCGCGTGGTGGTGCTGGCCGGCGCGATCCTGCTCGGGCTGGCGCTGGTTCTGGCCAGCCGGGCGACGACGCTGCTGCAGTTCCAGCTGGCGTTCGGCGTGCTGCTGGGCGTGGCGGTGGCGAGCTTCTTCGCGCCGGTGATGGCTGCGACGGCGGCGGCGTTCGAACGCAGGCGCAACCTCGCGGTGTCGCTGGTGTCCGCCGGCGTGGGCGTGGCGCCGCTGACGATGTCGCCGCTGGTGGCCTGGCTGCTCATGCGCTACGGCTGGCGCGAGACCCTGCTGATCGTCGGCGTGCTGGCATGGGCGCTGACCGTGCCGGCGGCCTGGTTCGTCCGCGCGTTGCCGGCTGCGGCGCAGCCATCCGCGGGTGCGGACGAGGATGCCGACGGCATGACGATGGCGCAGGCGCTGCGCTCGAGGCCCTTCATCGTGCTGGGACTGGCGTTCCTCGCCTGTTGCGCCGCGCACTCGGGGCCGATCTTCCACACGGTCAGCTACGCGGTGGGCTGCGGCCTGTCGGTGACCACCGCGGTGACGATCTACGGCATGGAGGGCGCGGCGGGGCTCGGCGGGCGGCTGCTGTTCGGCGTGCTCGGCGACCGCTACGGCGCCAGGCAGGTCCTGGTGGCGGGACTGTGCGTGCAGGCGGTGGCGGCGGTGTCCTATCTCGCGGTCAGCGAGCCCGACGGCTTCTACGCGGTGGCGTTCGTGTTCGGGCTGGCGTACGGCGGCACCATGCCGCTGTACGCCTCGCTCGCGCGCGAGGCGTTCCCGCCGCGGATCCTCGGCGGGGTGATCGGCGCGATGACGCTGCTGTCGGGACTGGGGATGGCGCTGGGTCCGCTGGCCGGAGGCTGGCTGTTCGATCGCTACGGCAGCTACGCGTGGATGTACATCGGCGCGCTGCTGGTGGGATTGGCGGCGGCGGCGATCGTCACCTTTTTTCCCGGGGCCCGGCGGGCGTCCCCGCCCGTGACCGTCGGCGTCGCGCGGTGA